The Prochlorococcus marinus str. MIT 9301 genome segment AAAGGAAAAATGCAAGTATAAACGTTGCAATGGATTTAGTGAGAAATAATAAAGCTGAAGCTGTTTATTCAGCGGGTAATTCAGGCGCCATGATGGCTTCTGCCATATTTAGAATTGGGCGATTGAAAGGGATTGATAGACCAGCTATAGGAGCATTATTTCCAACAAGAGATCAAACTCGCCCGGTATTAGTTTTAGATGTTGGTGCAAATACTGATTGTAAACCATCTTATCTGCATCAATTTGCTCTTCTAGGTAATATTTATGCAAAAGATGTCTTACAAGTAAAAAAACCAAGAATTGGACTTTTAAATATCGGAGAAGAAGAATGCAAAGGTAATGATTTATCTCTAAAAACATTTGAATTATTATCCTCTGAAAAAAGTTTTGATTTTGGAGGTAATTGTGAAGGGAGAGATGTATTATCAGGTAATTTCGATGTAGTAGTCTGTGATGGATTTACTGGAAATATATTATTGAAATTTCTTGAATCTGTGGGAGGAGTGTTATTAGACATTTTGAGATCTGAGCTACCTCGTGGAAGGCGGGGGAAAGTTGGCTCAGCTTTTTTAAAAAGTAATCTACTTAGAATTAAGAAAAGGCTAGATCATGCCGAACATGGGGGAGCTTTATTACTTGGGGTGAATGGTATTTGCGTTATTGGTCATGGAAGTAGCAAATCTTTATCAGTAGTTAGTGCTCTTCGCTTGGCACACTCCGCAGTGAATCATGGTGTTATGGAAAATTTAAATCAACTGCAAAAGCTTCAAGTTTTAAATTCATAAAACATAATGAGTCAAATTTATGTTTGACTAATATAAGTAACTAAAAAACTCTTTTGGAAGGAATAGATTTTAATCAGATTGGAGTATCATTCAAGGGAAGCGGAAGTTATGTGCCTGATCAAATATTAACCAATCAAAAAATTAGTCAAAAGGTTGATACAAGCAATGAATGGATAAAATCTAGAACAGGAATTTCTGAGAGAAGAATCTCTAGCTTAGGAGATAATGTTAATGAGATGGGTTATAAGGCGGCTCTAACTGCTATAGAAATGGCTAATTGGGATATTAAAACAGTTGATTTGATTGTTTTAGCTACTTCTACTCCGCATGATTTATTTGGATCAGCGCCATCCATCCAAGCAAAATTAGGGGCAGCTAATGCTGTAGCTTTTGATTTAACTGCAGCATGTAGTGGCTTCTTATTT includes the following:
- the plsX gene encoding phosphate acyltransferase PlsX, producing MGKESVQKINKPRAIRRLVIWYKRNSAVTSIVDTAASSAVTASNVAGNVVSSAGSVVSTASNVASNVAGNVAGNVVSSAESVVNTASSVVSNASSIAKNTLQPLVFDPLKRLQNNDYILDKVEESQSKRIWIAVDGMGGDYAPGPILEGCLEAISRFPINIKFVGKIEEVKDAAEKTGLAELLENEIDNNRLELIDSGEPIGMNEEATAVRKRKNASINVAMDLVRNNKAEAVYSAGNSGAMMASAIFRIGRLKGIDRPAIGALFPTRDQTRPVLVLDVGANTDCKPSYLHQFALLGNIYAKDVLQVKKPRIGLLNIGEEECKGNDLSLKTFELLSSEKSFDFGGNCEGRDVLSGNFDVVVCDGFTGNILLKFLESVGGVLLDILRSELPRGRRGKVGSAFLKSNLLRIKKRLDHAEHGGALLLGVNGICVIGHGSSKSLSVVSALRLAHSAVNHGVMENLNQLQKLQVLNS